The Salvia splendens isolate huo1 chromosome 21, SspV2, whole genome shotgun sequence genome includes a window with the following:
- the LOC121785132 gene encoding putative inactive cadmium/zinc-transporting ATPase HMA3: MEEGNDKNGEGKRKFQKSYFDVLGLCCSSEVPLIEKIMNSLDGIKGFSVVVPTKTLIVVHDSLLISQIEIVKALNDSGMEAGVRVYGHGSYKNKWPSPYAVVCGILLALSFLKYMYTPLRWLAVVAIVVGIPPVVLKAFTAVRNFRLDINILVLITVAGSVALRDYWEAATIVFLFTISEWLESRASHKATAVMSSLVSVVPQKAVIAETGEEINADEVKMGTVLAVKAGQVIPIDGVVVEGSCEVDEKIMTGESIPVTKQKDSTVWASTINLNGYISIKTTTVAEDCVVARMAKIVEEAQNKKSGTQRFLDKCAKYYTPAIVVVSASLAIVPLAFHFHNRREWFHLALVVLVSGCPCALLLSTPVAMFCALSKAATLGVLFKGAQHLETLAQIKIMAFDKTGTITRGEFRVVDFKSLQPDLSLDALLYWISSIESKSSHPMADALVEFARTRSVEPRPDRVEHFQNFPGEGISGKIEDNELYVGNKKIASRAGCSEVPKLEGYDTQGKSVGYVFMGSSPVAVFFLSDVCRTGAKEAVEELKSLGIKTVMLTGDCQGAARLAQEQLGGGLDVIRAELLPEDKASIVKGLQKEGPTAMIGDGLNDAPALATADIGISMGISGSALATESGDVVLMTNDIQRVPKALRIARRVKRKIIENVILSISTKAAIIGLAVAGHPLVWAAVLADVGTCLLVIFNSMLLLRGTPVDKSRAHVHTKRAMSSCCDENSSREHDHGKHDLESHHQHKHGDSCGNKKCSSSTKGHEHSAHSGHSCNGGKSKDEECCAKVDPHDLEHGTKKCSGSTKEHDHNARTHSCNGHRDVMDHHDLESHNHHKHGDSCGTKKCSSSTKEHDHNAHTHHDHDHDPKPHSHGSSCGSEKCSSSVKEHAHNTRCGEDIKHDHEHKHCHGDHEDIKHDHDQGRGGHCKEGGYGVGAGGCEGGDTGCNGGSKTVHRGCCESFRRECCIRRRGHFEGNLRGGLSEIVIE; this comes from the exons ATGGAAGAAGGGAATGACAAGAATGGGGAGGGGAAGAGGAAGTTTCAGAAGAGTTATTTTGATGTGTTGGGGCTTTGCTGCTCCTCTGAGGTGCCATTGATTGAGAAGATCATGAATTCACTTGATGGGATCAAAGGCTTCTCTGTTGTTGTCCCAACCAAGACATTGATTGTGGTCCATGACTCTCTCCTCATTTCCCAGATTGAAATAG TTAAGGCGCTGAATGACTCGGGGATGGAAGCCGGGGTGAGAGTGTACGGCCATGGCAGCTACAAGAACAAATGGCCGAGCCCCTACGCTGTTGTTTGCGGGATATTGCTTGCTCTTTCGTTCTTGAAGTACATGTATACCCCGTTGAGATGGCTGGCCGTTGTGGCCATTGTCGTTGGCATCCCACCAGTCGTACTCAAGGCCTTTACAGCAGTGAGAAACTTCAGGCTTGATATCAACATCCTTGTGTTGATCACAG TTGCTGGATCAGTTGCTCTCCGCGATTATTGGGAGGCTGCAACGATCGTGTTCCTCTTTACAATATCTGAATGGCTCGAATCAAGGGCTAGCCATAAG GCGACTGCTGTTATGTCGTCTTTGGTCAGCGTGGTGCCTCAGAAGGCGGTCATAGCTGAGACGGGTGAAGAGATCAACGCGGATGAAGTCAAGATGGGAACCGTTCTAGCAGTGAAGGCCGGCCAAGTCATACCTATCGATGGTGTTGTAGTAGAAGGCAGCTGTGAAGTGGACGAAAAGATTATGACCGGAGAATCCATCCCTGTCACGAAGCAGAAGGACTCCACCGTCTGGGCCAGCACGATCAACCTAAACG GCTATATAAGCATCAAAACGACAACCGTGGCTGAGGACTGTGTCGTTGCTAGAATGGCGAAGATCGTGGAAGAGGCGCAGAACAAGAAATCGGGCACACAAAGGTTCTTAGACAAGTGTGCTAAGTACTACACTCCAG CCATAGTTGTGGTATCTGCTTCATTAGCCATAGTGCCTCTTGCATTCCATTTCCACAATAGGAGAGAATGGTTCCACTTGGCTCTCGTCGTGTTAGTGAGCGGTTGTCCATGCGCGCTTCTCCTCTCCACGCCCGTTGCCATGTTCTGCGCGTTGTCAAAGGCAGCAACGCTAGGCGTTCTGTTCAAAGGGGCGCAGCATTTGGAGACGCTTGCTCAGATAAAAATCATGGCCTTCGACAAGACAGGGACGATCACTAGGGGAGAGTTTCGGGTGGTGGATTTCAAGTCCCTGCAACCCGATCTCAGCTTGGACGCGCTGCTATActg GATATCAAGCATTGAGAGCAAATCAAGCCATCCAATGGCTGATGCTTTGGTTGAGTTTGCTAGAACACGTTCTGTTGAGCCAAGGCCAGATAGAGTCGAGCATTTCCAGAACTTCCCCGGTGAAGGGATCTCCGGGAAAATCGAAGACAACGAGCTATACGTTGGGAACAAAAAAATTGCTTCAAGAGCAGGATGTAGTGAAG TTCCCAAATTAGAAGGCTATGATACACAAGGAAAGTCTGTTGGCTATGTCTTCATGGGATCATCTCCTGTTGCTGTCTTCTTCCTGTCCGATGTGTGTCGAACCGGGGCCAAGGAAGCGGTCGAGGAGCTCAAGTCGCTAGGCATCAAAACCGTCATGCTAACCGGGGACTGCCAAGGCGCCGCCCGGCTCGCACAAGAGCAGTTAGGGGGAGGCCTGGATGTGATACGGGCCGAGCTTCTACCGGAGGACAAGGCCAGCATAGTCAAGGGGCTCCAGAAGGAGGGGCCCACAGCGATGATTGGGGACGGCCTCAACGACGCGCCTGCTTTAGCCACAGCGGATATAGGGATATCCATGGGGATATCAGGCTCTGCTCTTGCAACAGAGTCCGGGGACGTTGTGCTAATGACGAACGACATCCAGCGCGTGCCTAAGGCCTTGCGTATCGCGAGGAGGGTGAAGCGTAAGATTATTGAAAATGTGATACTTTCCATTTCCACAAAGGCTGCTATAATAGGGCTGGCTGTTGCTGGCCATCCTCTCGTTTGGGCGGCCGTGCTCGCGGATGTTGGGACGTGTTTGTTGGTTATTTTTAACAGCATGTTGTTGCTTAGAGGGACGCCCGTTGATAAGTCTCGCGCCCATGTTCATACGAAACGGGCGATGTCCTCTTGCTGCGATGAGAATTCTTCTAGAGAGCATGATCACGGAAAACATGATTTGGAATCACACCATCAGCATAAGCATGGCGATTCTTGTGGAAACAAGAAATGCTCGAGCTCCACCAAAGGGCACGAGCACAGTGCACATAGTGGCCATTCTTGCAACGGAGGCAAAAGCAAGGATGAAGAGTGTTGTGCAAAAGTTGATCCACATGATTTGGAGCATGGAACGAAGAAGTGCTCAGGCTCAACCAAAGAGCACGACCACAATGCACGAACTCATTCATGCAACGGACATAGAGACGTAATGGATCATCATGATTTGGAATCACATAATCACCACAAGCACGGAGATTCTTGTGGAACGAAGAAATGCTCGAGCTCCACCAAAGAGCACGACCACAATGCGCATACTCATCATGATCATGATCATGATCCGAAGCCACATAGCCATGGAAGCTCTTGTGGGAGCGAGAAATGCTCTAGCTCGGTCAAAGAGCACGCCCACAATACGCGTTGTGGTGAAGACATCAAACATGATCATGAACACAAGCACTGCCACGGAGATCATGAAGACATCAAACATGATCATGATCAAGGCAGGGGAGGGCATTGCAAGGAGGGAGGCTATGGCGTTGGGGCCGGGGGGTGTGAGGGTGGTGACACGGGGTGCAACGGGGGCTCGAAGACGGTGCACCGAGGATGCTGCGAAAGCTTCAGGAGAGAATGCTGCATAAGAAGAAGAGGCCATTTTGAGGGCAACTTGAGAGGAGGGTTATCAGAAATAGTGATTGAATAG